CAGCGGCGTCCTTCGCGCTGTACCGCGGCACCTCCGACGACGTGACGGCGGGGACCGCGACGAACGTCTTCACCCAGCCCGGCGCGGCGGTCGTCACGCAGGGCAAGGACGCCAGCGTCACACTCTGGGCGGGGACCGCCGCCGCGCAGACGGTCACGAGCGCCACGAACACGTTCGACGACCTGCTGCCGGGGCTCGACGTCACGGTCACGCAGACCACGACCGACCCGGTGACCGTCACGGTCGCGCAGGACACCACGAAGGCCCAGGCCGTCGCGTCCGGACTCGTCGACGCGCTCAACGCGATCACCTCGTACTACGCCACGAACACGGCGGTGACGAGCACCACGAGTCCGACCACCGGCACCACGTCGACGAAGGCCGGCGTGCTCACCGGAGACGGCACGACCCGCGACGCGGTGCAGCGCCTCACCACGACGATGTCGACGCCGGTCAACGGGAAGTCGCCGTCGTCCATCGGCATCGTCATCCAGAAGGACGGTACCTTCAGCTTCGACGCCGCGGTCTTCCAGAAGGCCCTGGCGGACGACCCGCAGGGCACCCAGGCCATGCTGTCCGGCGTCGCGACGAACGTCGGCGCCGCGGCGACGGCCGCGTCGGACAAGTACACGGGGTCGATCACGACCTCGATCACCGGGCAGCAGTCGGTCGCGAAGGACCTGACGACGCAGATCGACAACTGGTCGGACCGGCTCACCGCACGACGGGCGACGCTGCAGGCGCAGTACTCCGCCCTCGAGACCAGCCTCAGCAAGCTCCAGTCCCAGTCGGCGTGGCTCTCCAGCCAGCTGGCGTCGACGTCGAAGTGACGGGAACGACCATGAACGCCTTCGACCTGCAGTCCGCCGCCTTCCGTCAGGCAGCACAGCCCCGCACGGTGACCGACCAGCGCCGAGCGCAGTACACGAACGAGGCCGTGCTCTCGGCGACACCCGCACAGCTCGTCACGATGCTCTACGACCGGCTGCTGCTCGACCTGCACCGCGCCGAGGCCGCGCAGACGACGTCGGACTGGGAGGCCGCGCGCGAGCAGCTGCTGCACGCCCAGGCCATCGTCGGCGAGCTGTCGTCCACGCTCCGCATCGACGTGTGGGACGGCGGCGAGGGGCTCCTCGCGATCTACAACTACGCGTCGACGTCGTTGATCACCGCGAACGTGCACCGCGACGTGCAGGCGACGCGCGACTGCATCCGGATCCTGGAGCCGCTGCGCCAGTCGTGGCACGAGGCCGCCGC
The sequence above is drawn from the Curtobacterium sp. MR_MD2014 genome and encodes:
- the fliD gene encoding flagellar filament capping protein FliD; this translates as MSTSSVSGNSLAIDGLVSGLKTSDLINSLMTIEQVPQTLLKNKLTDTNSFVSSLQTINSLVQTLATKAGDAAKATSLDVYAAKSSSTGVTVATDATASAGSVSFQVGSTAAAHVGVTAAMSTWASAAEPLTLVGADGKKTTVTPASGSLDDAVSAINKAGAGVTATKVAAGTDTDGTKLYRLQLTATKTGAAASFALYRGTSDDVTAGTATNVFTQPGAAVVTQGKDASVTLWAGTAAAQTVTSATNTFDDLLPGLDVTVTQTTTDPVTVTVAQDTTKAQAVASGLVDALNAITSYYATNTAVTSTTSPTTGTTSTKAGVLTGDGTTRDAVQRLTTTMSTPVNGKSPSSIGIVIQKDGTFSFDAAVFQKALADDPQGTQAMLSGVATNVGAAATAASDKYTGSITTSITGQQSVAKDLTTQIDNWSDRLTARRATLQAQYSALETSLSKLQSQSAWLSSQLASTSK
- the fliS gene encoding flagellar export chaperone FliS — encoded protein: MNAFDLQSAAFRQAAQPRTVTDQRRAQYTNEAVLSATPAQLVTMLYDRLLLDLHRAEAAQTTSDWEAAREQLLHAQAIVGELSSTLRIDVWDGGEGLLAIYNYASTSLITANVHRDVQATRDCIRILEPLRQSWHEAAAALPTTQAPQVGTGGALGVA